The region AAAGATTTTAAATTAGTAAACACAATATTAAAGTCTTCTCCTATTTATTTCACTTATTGTTCTGAAGGACACGTAGAACACAGTTTTGATCTCTCTGGAAAAACAAATACTTTAGATGCCTATCAAACCGCTATTCTTAGAAGTGGAGATACTGTAAATAATGTATATCATTTTGAAAAAGATAGAGTATTTAACTTCTCTACAATAGTAGTAAGTACAGACGATGTATCTCTTGCCAACAATGATTTAAATTCTAAATTAAACGAAATTTTTAAAACTGAAAGCAATACCGATCATTATGTATATTTCGGGTCTTACAACCTTAAAATTTCAGAAAAAATAAAGCAATTAGAAGCTATTAGCCAACAAGGTGTAGTAAGACGTTTATTAGTTGAAAGCACAGTACAAACTATACTAGCCCTAGAAATACAACAACATACAGACGATATTGAATTTGCTAAAAACAAGTTTGGCTCGTTAAATAAAGATGAAATGGAGATAGTTAAAGACGTCTCTCAATTCATTACAAACTACCCAGAAAAGCAATATACTTTAAAATATTTAAGTGCTAAATCTGGATTAACTCCATCAAAATTACAAGAAGGTTTTAAATTGTTACACGATAGAACAGTAACAGATTTTATTAGAAACGTACGTGTAGAAACTGCAGAAAATTTAATTAAAACTACAGATTTAAACATCTCTGAGATTGTGTATACTGTAGGATTAACTAGTAGAAGTTATTTCTCTAAAATATTTAAAGAAAAATATAACTGTAGTCCTAAACAATATCAGGATAATCAAAATTCGTTAGCTGCGACAGCATAACTTATATATAAAAAATCGCCCATGTAATGTTATTATATGGGCGATTTTACGTTTTATAACATCTTGGTTTATTTTATAATATAGACACTCATAGAGCAATGTCAGTAATAAAAAAACAAGTCTATTTAATTAGTATTTTATTTAAATTTAAAGATTATAAACAAAAAAAAGTGGTTATCTAAATAAGATAACCACTTTTTTTATAGAGATAAAAGAGTGTATTAACTATTCATAGAAATTAAAAACTCCTCATTATTTTTGGTTTGTTTAAATCTATCATTAATAAATTCCATAGCTTCAACAGGATTCATATCGGCTAAATATTTACGCATAATCCACATACGTTGTATTGTAGTTTCGTCTAATAAAATATCATCACGACGTGTACTAGATGAAATTAAATCGATAGCAGGGAAAATTCTACGGTTAGCAATACGTCTGTCTAATTGCAGTTCCATATTACCTGTTCCTTTAAATTCTTCAAAAATTACTTCGTCCATCTTAGATCCCGTATCTGTTAGTGCCGTAGCAATAATAGATAAAGACCCTCCATTTTCTATATTACGTGCAGCTCCAAAGAAACGTTTTGGTTTATGTAATGCATTAGCATCTACACCACCACTTAATATTTTACCAGATGCCGGTTGTACAGTGTTATATGCACGTGCTAAACGTGTGATTGAATCTAATAAAATTACCACATCATGACCACATTCTACTAAACGTTTTGCTTTTTCTAAAACAATATTTGCAATTTTAACATGCTCGTGTGCTTCCTTATCAAAGGTAGATGCTACAACTTCACCACGTACATTACGTTGCATATCTGTAACCTCTTCAGGACGCTCATCTATTAATAATATAATTTGATATACTTCTGGATGATTTGCAGCAATAGCATTTGCGATATCTTTTAATAACATAGTCTTACCTGTTTTAGGTTGCGACACAATCATACCACGTTGCCCTTTACCAATAGGGCTAAACAAATCCATTATACGTGTAGAAATTGTACTTTGCTTTTCTGCAATATTAAATTTTTCTTGAGGAAATAACGGTGTTAAATGCTCAAACGATACACGATCTCTAACAACATTTGGATTCTGACCATTAATCTTACTTACTTTAATTAATGGAAAATATTTTTCACCCTCTTTAGGTGGTCTTACTTGACCAAGTACCGTGTCACCTGTCTTTAACCCAAATAAACGAATTTGTGATTGTGACACATAAATATCATCTGGAGACGACAAGTAATTATAATCTGAAGATCTTAAAAACCCATAGCCATCTTGCATTATATCTAAAACACCTTCACTTTCTATAATGGCATCAAACTCATATTCTGGTTCTCTGTAACGATTTCTAGTGTCTTTATTTCCGTTATTAGAATTAGAATGATTTTGATTTCCGTTAGACTTATTATTTTGTCTCGCCTTAGGATTATCTTTCTTTTGGTTTAAATTCTCACGTTTTGGGCGTGGCTGATTCTCTTTTTTAGGCGTATTCGTATTAGGAGTTTTATCTTCTTTACTCACTGGAGCAGATTTTTCCTCCTTAGCTTGTGGTGTTTTATCTTGTGCTGGTCTTGGGTTAGGCTTTCTTGCAGGTTGCCTTTTAGCAGGAGCTTGTTTTGGTGCTTCCTGTGGTGATTCTTTAACTTCAGAAACGGGTGTCTCTTCAGAGGTCGTTTCGGCTTTTTTTACTGCTTTAGCAGGAACACGTTTTTTTACACGTTCACGTTTTGGTTTTACAGACTCTTCTTTAGGAGCAGCCGTATCATCTTTTACTTCTGTTTTAGCGTCTATGACAGCCTTAGGGTTAGCCGCCTGATGGTCTAATACTTGATATACTAAATCTAGTTTTTTTAGAGAACGGAACTTAGGGATATTTAATTTTTTTGCAATTTCCTGTAATTCAGGAAGCTTCATTTCTTTTAATTGAGTGATTTCAAACATTGATGTTCAATTGAATATTTGATTAGAATTTAAATATTGAATTATTCTGAAGAAAATATGATCTTATTCTGAAGAATTAACAACCTAAAACAAAGAGTGTTGTACATTGTTAATGCAATTATACGACTTTTATTTTAATAATTTATATAAATATTCTCAAAGAAACTCCTATTTTTGTTGTCTAGTTTATAAAAAACGAATGATACAACGTATACAAACCATATACTTGCTTTTAACTGCTATTGTAAGCAGCGGACTTATATTTGTATTTAATTTATGG is a window of Formosa sediminum DNA encoding:
- a CDS encoding helix-turn-helix domain-containing protein — translated: MKTLYIKSTTARKMINDLQEHLGGTTTALNEEYVLTLDNDLAYGTISALTIKKSITYIAFDIEFKKDFKLVNTILKSSPIYFTYCSEGHVEHSFDLSGKTNTLDAYQTAILRSGDTVNNVYHFEKDRVFNFSTIVVSTDDVSLANNDLNSKLNEIFKTESNTDHYVYFGSYNLKISEKIKQLEAISQQGVVRRLLVESTVQTILALEIQQHTDDIEFAKNKFGSLNKDEMEIVKDVSQFITNYPEKQYTLKYLSAKSGLTPSKLQEGFKLLHDRTVTDFIRNVRVETAENLIKTTDLNISEIVYTVGLTSRSYFSKIFKEKYNCSPKQYQDNQNSLAATA
- the rho gene encoding transcription termination factor Rho, with the protein product MFEITQLKEMKLPELQEIAKKLNIPKFRSLKKLDLVYQVLDHQAANPKAVIDAKTEVKDDTAAPKEESVKPKRERVKKRVPAKAVKKAETTSEETPVSEVKESPQEAPKQAPAKRQPARKPNPRPAQDKTPQAKEEKSAPVSKEDKTPNTNTPKKENQPRPKRENLNQKKDNPKARQNNKSNGNQNHSNSNNGNKDTRNRYREPEYEFDAIIESEGVLDIMQDGYGFLRSSDYNYLSSPDDIYVSQSQIRLFGLKTGDTVLGQVRPPKEGEKYFPLIKVSKINGQNPNVVRDRVSFEHLTPLFPQEKFNIAEKQSTISTRIMDLFSPIGKGQRGMIVSQPKTGKTMLLKDIANAIAANHPEVYQIILLIDERPEEVTDMQRNVRGEVVASTFDKEAHEHVKIANIVLEKAKRLVECGHDVVILLDSITRLARAYNTVQPASGKILSGGVDANALHKPKRFFGAARNIENGGSLSIIATALTDTGSKMDEVIFEEFKGTGNMELQLDRRIANRRIFPAIDLISSSTRRDDILLDETTIQRMWIMRKYLADMNPVEAMEFINDRFKQTKNNEEFLISMNS